Proteins from a single region of Trichoplusia ni isolate ovarian cell line Hi5 chromosome 3, tn1, whole genome shotgun sequence:
- the LOC113492070 gene encoding uncharacterized protein LOC113492070, with protein MSFNDKVVIVTGSSSGIGAATAIKLSKDGAKVVLVGRNQTKLDQVAKKCNNPLTITAEVTKEEDLKRIINDTIKHFGKLDILINNAGVSNQASILAENAMESFNQTMATNLNAVVHLTHLAAPHLVKTKGNIVNISSIASTKVTAFLGFAYNTSKAAIDHFSRSIASELASSGVRVNCVNPGPVKTDIADKMVRTKAELDGFWEFAKTKTALNRVSDPEEIADLVLFLASDKAKGITGSAFVSDNGALIKSD; from the coding sequence ATGAGTTTTAACGACAAAGTGGTTATTGTAACTGGCAGCAGCTCCGGCATCGGAGCCGCCACAGCCATCAAACTTTCAAAAGACGGAGCTAAAGTGGTTTTAGTGGGGAGGAATCAAACGAAACTGGACCAAGTTGCAAAGAAGTGCAACAATCCTTTAACAATCACTGCCGAAGTGACTAAAGAAGAAGATTTAAAGAGGATTATTAACGACACGATCAAACATTTTGGAAAGCTGGACATTCTTATCAATAATGCTGGTGTCTCTAATCAAGCAAGTATTTTGGCCGAAAATGCTATGGAATCCTTCAACCAAACAATGGCGACAAACCTGAACGCAGTAGTTCACCTAACACACCTCGCTGCGCCACATCTTGTAAAAACTAAAGGAAATATCGTCAATATATCAAGCATTGCATCAACTAAAGTGACCGCTTTCCTAGGTTTTGCATACAACACTTCGAAAGCTGCCATAGACCATTTCAGTAGATCAATTGCATCAGAACTAGCTTCAAGTGGAGTTCGAGTAAACTGTGTTAATCCAGGTCCCGTGAAAACTGATATTGCTGACAAAATGGTGAGAACAAAAGCTGAACTAGATGGCTTTTGGGAATTCGCTAAGACAAAAACAGCACTAAATCGAGTTTCTGATCCAGAGGAAATTGCagatttggttttgtttttggcAAGCGACAAAGCAAAGGGCATCACTGGTTCAGCGTTTGTCAGTGATAATGGAGCCTTAATAAAATCTGATTAA
- the LOC113492069 gene encoding uncharacterized protein LOC113492069, which produces MNFDGKVVLVTGSSSGIGAAIAIQFSQLGAKVSLVARNEKKLNEVAKKCKDPLVIIADVTKEDDAKRIVADTVKHYGQLDVLVNSAGICVGASILAENTMKAYDQVMATNLRAIVHLTHLAAPHIIKTKGNIVNISSISALRTISKEGFAYNTAKAGLDHFTRSIAAELASSGVRVNAVNPGMVKTDLLTNMGLPEEQREPIYEFMKTFTAQKRVSDPEEIAEVVVFLASDKAKAITGANYLCDNGVSVKVD; this is translated from the coding sequence ATGAATTTCGACGGCAAAGTTGTTCTCGTAACTGGCAGCAGCTCAGGCATTGGAGCTGCCATCGCAATTCAATTTTCACAACTTGGTGCCAAAGTTTCCTTAGTAGCAAGAAACGAGAAAAAGCTTAATGAAGtcgcaaaaaaatgcaaagatCCATTGGTAATAATTGCCGATGTTACTAAAGAAGATGACGCTAAGAGGATAGTCGCAGACACAGTGAAACACTATGGACAACTAGACGTTCTCGTAAATAGCGCTGGTATTTGTGTAGGGGCAAGTATTTTAGCAGAAAATACTATGAAAGCTTACGACCAAGTAATGGCGACCAACCTCCGTGCTATCGTTCACTTAACCCATCTTGCTGCTCCACacatcattaaaacaaaaggtaACATTGTCAATATATCAAGTATCTCTGCTTTGCGGACTATTTCAAAAGAGGGCTTTGCGTACAACACTGCGAAGGCAGGGTTAGACCATTTCACTAGATCAATTGCAGCAGAACTTGCGTCGAGTGGTGTTCGCGTCAATGCTGTCAACCCAGGAATGGTGAAGACTGATCTTCTAACCAATATGGGGCTACCTGAAGAACAGAGAGAGCctatttatgaatttatgaaGACTTTTACAGCGCAGAAGCGGGTTTCTGATCCAGAAGAAATTGCTGAGGTTGTTGTGTTCTTGGCGAGCGACAAGGCTAAAGCAATTACTGGTGCTAACTACTTATGTGATAATGGCGTCTCGGTTAAAGTTGATTGA